In Schlegelella aquatica, one DNA window encodes the following:
- a CDS encoding carbon-nitrogen hydrolase family protein, whose amino-acid sequence MRIAAVQMVSSTSFEHNLQRAEALVREAAAAGAKLVALPENFAFMGRADTDKFEIAEAPGAGPAQRLMAGLAAELSVWLIAGSLPLRTGDPTRLTNSCLVYGPDGAPVARYDKIHLFRYDEPGEGAPRRYDEGAVLVAGDAPQSFLADDGERQWRVGLSICYDLRFPELYRALMHPPCELIAVPSAFTYTTGRAHWELLLRARAVENQCYVIAPAQGGLHDNSRRTWGHTMIVDPWGEVLAQQPEQEGVVTAVLDPARLDEVRRRLPCLEHRRLR is encoded by the coding sequence ATGAGGATCGCCGCCGTCCAGATGGTGTCTTCCACCTCCTTCGAGCACAACTTGCAGCGTGCCGAGGCGCTCGTGCGCGAGGCCGCCGCCGCGGGCGCGAAGCTGGTCGCACTGCCCGAGAACTTCGCCTTCATGGGCCGGGCGGACACCGACAAGTTCGAGATCGCCGAGGCGCCGGGCGCCGGCCCCGCCCAGAGGCTCATGGCCGGCCTGGCAGCGGAGCTCTCGGTGTGGCTCATCGCCGGCTCGCTGCCGCTTCGCACCGGCGACCCCACCCGGCTCACCAACAGCTGCCTCGTGTACGGGCCGGACGGCGCACCCGTCGCACGCTACGACAAGATCCATCTCTTCCGCTATGACGAGCCGGGCGAAGGCGCGCCCCGGCGCTACGACGAAGGGGCGGTGCTCGTCGCGGGCGACGCGCCGCAGTCGTTCCTGGCGGACGATGGCGAGCGTCAGTGGCGCGTGGGCCTGTCGATCTGCTACGACCTGCGCTTCCCGGAGCTGTACCGCGCGCTGATGCACCCGCCGTGCGAACTGATCGCGGTGCCTTCGGCCTTCACCTACACCACCGGCCGCGCGCACTGGGAACTGCTCCTGCGGGCGCGGGCGGTCGAGAACCAATGCTATGTGATCGCCCCGGCGCAAGGGGGGCTGCACGACAACAGCCGCCGCACCTGGGGCCACACGATGATCGTCGATCCCTGGGGCGAAGTGCTGGCGCAGCAGCCGGAGCAAGAAGGCGTGGTCACCGCCGTGCTCGACCCGGCCCGGCTGGACGAGGTGCGGCGCCGCCTGCCCTGCCTGGAGCACCGGCGGCTGCGATGA
- a CDS encoding DUF883 family protein, protein MSYDADTPRRRYFSDDSVSALQREWADLRKDVNEVLSKPEVAKLPEVRALKDRLQEALRSASDTVADVSHGIGKQVRYTASAVDEYVRDRPWKFAVGAAAVGLVVGLLLGRRR, encoded by the coding sequence ATGTCCTACGACGCCGACACCCCCCGCCGCCGCTACTTCTCGGATGACAGCGTCTCGGCGCTGCAGCGCGAATGGGCTGACTTGCGCAAGGACGTCAACGAAGTGCTGTCCAAGCCGGAGGTGGCCAAGCTGCCCGAAGTGCGCGCCCTGAAGGACCGGTTGCAGGAGGCCTTGCGCAGTGCCAGCGACACGGTGGCCGATGTCTCGCACGGCATCGGCAAGCAGGTGCGCTACACCGCGAGCGCGGTGGACGAGTACGTGCGCGACCGCCCCTGGAAGTTCGCGGTGGGCGCCGCGGCGGTGGGCCTGGTGGTGGGGCTGTTGCTCGGGCGTCGTCGTTGA
- a CDS encoding response regulator, protein MSASVRTDDAADVLAAPAAVQVLVIEDSALIRERLLDLIGSCEGVQVTAQAETEREALAALEAGHFDAVVVDLQLREGSGFGVLQALRQRVPRPLTLVLTNTSTRPIRERCLALGAHHFFDKSNEFDQVAAALEAMRDHRAGR, encoded by the coding sequence ATGAGTGCTTCCGTGCGGACCGACGACGCTGCCGACGTTCTTGCCGCCCCGGCGGCGGTGCAGGTCCTCGTGATCGAGGACTCGGCGCTCATTCGGGAACGCCTGCTCGACCTCATCGGCAGTTGCGAGGGGGTCCAGGTGACCGCGCAGGCCGAAACCGAACGCGAGGCGCTGGCCGCGCTCGAGGCGGGGCACTTCGACGCGGTGGTGGTGGACCTGCAATTGCGCGAGGGCAGCGGGTTCGGCGTCTTGCAGGCACTGCGCCAGCGGGTGCCACGGCCTTTGACGCTGGTGTTGACCAACACCAGCACGCGGCCCATCCGCGAGCGGTGCCTGGCGCTCGGCGCCCATCACTTCTTCGACAAGTCCAACGAATTCGATCAGGTCGCGGCTGCGCTGGAGGCGATGCGCGACCATCGCGCGGGCCGCTGA
- a CDS encoding response regulator, producing MERKRILLADDHQIVRAGLKQIIDAEPDMVVAGEAATSAEALTLLREGHWDLVLLDISLPDRTGVDTLRLIRNHLGDIPVLIVSAFPEEQYAINLLRAGANGYLKKDADVDEILRAIRVVLQGRRYLSPTAADLVASRLDQPGAGPAHQDLSEREFQVLCKLASGMSVTQIAEELFISVKTVSTYRSRLLEKLKLSSNAELTYYAVKNGLIQ from the coding sequence ATGGAGCGCAAACGTATCCTGCTCGCCGACGATCACCAGATCGTGCGTGCGGGCCTCAAGCAGATCATCGACGCGGAGCCCGACATGGTGGTGGCTGGCGAAGCGGCCACCAGCGCCGAGGCCCTCACGCTGCTGCGCGAAGGCCACTGGGACCTGGTGCTGCTCGACATCTCGCTGCCCGATCGCACGGGGGTGGACACGCTGCGGCTGATCCGCAACCACCTCGGCGACATCCCGGTGCTGATCGTGAGTGCCTTCCCCGAGGAGCAGTACGCGATCAACCTGCTGCGGGCGGGCGCGAACGGCTACCTCAAGAAGGACGCGGATGTCGACGAGATCCTGCGCGCCATCCGGGTGGTGCTGCAGGGCCGCCGCTACCTGAGCCCGACGGCCGCCGACCTGGTCGCCAGCCGCCTGGACCAACCCGGCGCCGGGCCGGCGCACCAGGACCTCTCCGAACGGGAGTTCCAGGTGCTGTGCAAGCTGGCGAGCGGCATGTCGGTCACGCAGATCGCCGAGGAGCTGTTCATCAGCGTCAAGACGGTCAGCACCTACCGCAGCCGCCTGCTCGAGAAGCTCAAGCTGAGCAGCAACGCGGAGCTGACCTACTACGCCGTGAAGAACGGGCTGATCCAGTGA
- a CDS encoding entericidin A/B family lipoprotein, which yields MKQRWYAVVALLLVSAFGLSACNTVQGMGKDVERGGEKVQDAAERTKQKM from the coding sequence ATGAAACAACGTTGGTACGCGGTGGTCGCGCTGTTGCTCGTCTCGGCCTTCGGCCTGTCGGCCTGCAACACGGTGCAGGGCATGGGCAAGGACGTCGAAAGAGGCGGTGAGAAGGTGCAAGACGCCGCCGAGCGGACGAAGCAGAAGATGTGA
- a CDS encoding DUF1328 domain-containing protein, which produces MLYYAAVFFVIALIAAMFGFGGIAAGAAGIAKILFFVFVALTVISFLAGLFRRGG; this is translated from the coding sequence ATGCTCTATTACGCTGCAGTGTTCTTCGTCATCGCGCTCATCGCGGCGATGTTCGGTTTCGGCGGCATCGCGGCGGGCGCGGCAGGCATCGCGAAGATCCTGTTCTTCGTGTTCGTCGCCCTCACGGTGATCTCCTTCCTTGCGGGCTTGTTCCGCCGCGGGGGGTGA
- a CDS encoding sensor histidine kinase, with amino-acid sequence MNEPSRPLPPASDPGGERPGLARSRWQQFLARLRKAQAEIEAAAARSGRVPAQILRRLAVLKLSLPLTLLLGAAMLWMTERGYQRIDESYAALKNSRQVLQELNNLSFLAARVDATQAEYILTGSPESLARHRAASQEVVQAHARLAAMGGWSGGGSDAAVVARYVEAERQEVERLDQARAAAPPGDVRNVQLHPNPVSDGALREALGALVARERQRLASAEAAASAELRRQRWLTLGAIAAGVGLLVLLLQTYRAELDAELRMGQRLQEERDRLEREVRQRTRELSELATHLQHLAEQEKSRLARELHDELGAILTASKMDVGMLLRKQLEPREWALASLKRLQDTLERGVQLKRRVIEGLVPTALRNLGLVAALEALADEVESLGALQIERELPEDLTLDAERSIAIYRLVQEALTNVQKHAQARRVELHLHSDGQRLHLRVRDDGVGLGAGSRAKLKSHGLRGMKHRVDAFHGSFHIGPAPGGGTELRVALPLQDVAEEEAPGSEG; translated from the coding sequence ATGAACGAGCCCTCGCGTCCCCTGCCCCCCGCTTCCGATCCCGGCGGCGAACGCCCGGGCCTGGCGCGGTCGCGCTGGCAACAGTTCCTCGCACGGCTACGGAAGGCGCAGGCCGAGATCGAGGCCGCCGCCGCACGCTCCGGCCGGGTGCCCGCGCAGATCCTGCGGCGCCTGGCCGTGCTCAAGCTGTCGCTGCCGCTCACCCTGCTGCTCGGCGCCGCGATGCTTTGGATGACGGAGCGCGGCTACCAGCGCATCGACGAGAGCTACGCGGCCCTCAAGAACTCGCGCCAGGTTTTGCAGGAGCTCAACAACCTGTCGTTCCTCGCGGCGCGCGTAGACGCGACGCAGGCGGAGTACATCCTCACCGGCTCGCCCGAGAGCCTGGCCCGTCACCGCGCCGCGTCGCAGGAGGTGGTGCAGGCGCACGCGCGCCTGGCGGCTATGGGCGGCTGGAGCGGGGGCGGCAGCGACGCGGCCGTCGTCGCGCGGTATGTGGAAGCCGAGCGCCAGGAGGTGGAGCGTCTCGACCAGGCCCGCGCGGCAGCCCCGCCGGGCGATGTCCGCAACGTCCAGCTGCACCCCAACCCGGTGAGCGACGGTGCCCTGCGAGAAGCGCTGGGGGCGCTGGTTGCACGCGAGCGGCAACGGCTGGCGAGCGCGGAGGCAGCCGCCAGCGCCGAACTGCGTCGCCAGCGCTGGCTGACGCTCGGCGCGATCGCGGCGGGCGTCGGGCTGCTCGTGCTGCTGTTGCAGACGTACCGGGCCGAACTGGACGCCGAGTTGCGGATGGGCCAGCGTCTACAGGAGGAACGCGACCGCCTGGAACGCGAGGTGCGGCAGCGCACCCGCGAGCTGTCGGAGCTGGCCACGCACCTGCAACACCTGGCCGAGCAGGAGAAGAGCCGCCTCGCGCGTGAACTGCACGACGAGCTGGGAGCCATCCTCACGGCGAGCAAGATGGACGTGGGCATGCTGCTGCGCAAGCAGCTCGAGCCGCGCGAGTGGGCCCTGGCGAGCCTGAAGCGCCTGCAAGACACCCTCGAGCGCGGCGTGCAGCTCAAGCGGCGGGTGATCGAGGGCCTCGTGCCGACGGCCCTTCGCAACCTGGGGCTCGTCGCCGCCCTCGAGGCGCTAGCCGACGAAGTGGAGTCGCTCGGCGCCTTGCAAATCGAACGCGAACTGCCCGAGGACTTGACGCTCGATGCCGAGCGCAGCATCGCGATCTACCGCCTCGTGCAGGAGGCTTTGACCAACGTGCAAAAGCATGCGCAGGCTCGCCGGGTCGAGCTGCACCTGCACAGTGACGGCCAACGACTGCACCTGCGCGTGCGTGACGACGGCGTCGGTCTGGGCGCCGGCTCGCGGGCCAAGCTCAAGAGCCACGGCTTGCGCGGCATGAAGCACCGCGTCGATGCCTTCCACGGCAGCTTCCACATCGGCCCGGCCCCGGGGGGCGGCACTGAGCTGCGCGTGGCCCTGCCACTGCAAGACGTTGCCGAGGAAGAAGCGCCCGGGTCCGAGGGCTGA
- the rpoC gene encoding DNA-directed RNA polymerase subunit beta', which translates to MKGLLDLFKQFTPDEHFDAIKIGLASPEKIRSWSFGEVKKPETINYRTFKPERDGLFCAKIFGPIKDYECLCGKYKRLKHRGVICEKCGVEVTQTKVRRERMGHIELSAPCAHIWFLKSLPSRLGLVLDMTLRDIERVLYFEAYVVVDPGMTPLKKFSIMSEDDYETKRREYGDEFVAMMGAEGIKKLLEEMDIDAEIDKIRNDMTGSELKIKKNSKRLKVLEAFKKSGIKPQWMILEVLPVLPPDLRPLVPLDGGRFATSDLNDLYRRVINRNNRLARLLELKAPEIIVRNEKRMLQEAVDSLLDNGRRGKAMTGANKRALKSLADMIKGKSGRFRQNLLGKRVDYSGRSVITVGPTLKLHQCGLPKLMALELFKPFIFSKLEAMGIATTIKAAKKEVEAGTPVVWDILEEVIREHPVLLNRAPTLHRLGIQAFEPVLIEGKAIQLHPLVCAAFNADFDGDQMAVHVPLSLEAQMEARVLMLASNNVLFPANGEPSIVPSQDVVLGLYYATRERVNGKGEGMVFTDVAEVQRALDNGVVELTAKVSVRLTEWSKDKTTGELVPETKMVETTVGRALLSEILPKGLPFALINKALKKKEISKLINASFRRCGLKETVVFADKLLQAGFRLATKAGISIAIDDMLVPKEKHAIIERAEKEVKEIEQQYVSGLVTAGERYNKVVDIWGKAGDEVGKVMMSQLAKEKVVDRHGKTVEQESFNSIYMMADSGARGSAAQIRQLAGMRGLMAKPDGSIIETPITANFREGLNVLQYFNSTHGARKGLADTALKTANSGYLTRRLVDVTQDLVVTEDDCGTEHGFAMRALVEGGEVIESLRDRILGRVAATEVLHPETQEVIIPAGSMLDEDALDLIEQAGVDEVKVRTPLTCNTRYGLCAKCYGRDLGRGGLVNVGEAVGVIAAQSIGEPGTQLTMRTFHIGGAATRAAVASSVEAKSDGLIGFNTTMRYVTNGKGELVVISRSGEIIISDQHGRERERHKVPYGATLNVKADQAIKAGTVLANWDPLTRPIITEFAGRAKFENVEEGVTVAKQVDEVTGLSTLVVIDPKRRGAAKVVRPQVKLVDANGNEVKIPGTDHSVTIGFPVGALIQVRDGQDLAPGEVLARIPVEGQKTRDITGGLPRVAELFEARSPKDKGILAEMTGTVSFGKETKGKVRLQITDPDGNVWEELVPKDKNILVHEGQVVNKGELIVDGPADPQDILRLLGIEELARYIVDEVQDVYRLQGVKINDKHIEVIVRQMLRRVQIVNPGDSHYISGEQVERSELFDTNDKLRAEGKMPATYADVLLGITKASLSTDSFISAASFQETTRVLTEAAIMGKRDELRGLKENVIVGRLIPAGTGLAFHQARKAKEEMDEQERRAIAMQEAEELAAVQLSQLGDDDTSAQ; encoded by the coding sequence ATGAAAGGTCTGCTCGATCTTTTCAAGCAGTTCACGCCGGACGAACACTTCGACGCGATCAAGATCGGGCTCGCTTCGCCCGAGAAGATCCGGTCCTGGTCCTTCGGCGAGGTCAAGAAGCCCGAGACGATCAACTACCGCACGTTCAAGCCCGAGCGCGACGGCCTGTTCTGCGCCAAGATCTTCGGCCCGATCAAGGACTACGAGTGCTTGTGCGGCAAGTACAAGCGCCTGAAGCACCGCGGTGTGATCTGCGAGAAGTGCGGCGTGGAAGTCACCCAGACCAAGGTGCGCCGTGAACGCATGGGCCACATCGAACTGTCGGCTCCGTGCGCGCACATCTGGTTCCTCAAGTCGCTGCCGTCGCGTCTGGGCCTGGTGCTCGACATGACGCTGCGCGACATCGAGCGCGTGCTGTACTTCGAGGCCTATGTCGTGGTCGACCCCGGCATGACGCCTCTGAAGAAGTTCTCGATCATGAGCGAGGACGACTACGAGACCAAGCGCCGCGAGTACGGCGACGAGTTCGTCGCGATGATGGGCGCCGAGGGCATCAAGAAGCTGCTCGAGGAGATGGACATCGATGCGGAGATCGACAAGATCCGCAACGACATGACCGGCTCGGAGCTCAAGATCAAGAAGAACTCGAAGCGCCTGAAGGTGCTGGAGGCCTTCAAGAAGTCGGGCATCAAGCCGCAGTGGATGATCCTCGAGGTGCTGCCGGTGCTGCCGCCGGACCTGCGTCCGCTGGTGCCGCTGGACGGCGGCCGCTTCGCGACCTCCGACCTCAACGACCTGTACCGCCGCGTCATCAACCGCAACAACCGCCTGGCGCGCCTGCTGGAGCTGAAGGCGCCCGAGATCATCGTGCGCAATGAAAAGCGCATGCTGCAAGAGGCGGTGGACTCGCTGCTGGACAACGGCCGCCGCGGCAAGGCGATGACCGGCGCCAACAAGCGTGCGCTCAAGTCGCTGGCCGACATGATCAAGGGCAAGAGCGGCCGCTTCCGTCAGAACCTCTTGGGCAAGCGCGTCGACTACTCGGGCCGCTCGGTCATCACGGTGGGCCCGACGCTCAAGCTGCACCAGTGCGGCCTGCCCAAGCTGATGGCGCTGGAGCTGTTCAAGCCGTTCATCTTCAGCAAGCTCGAGGCGATGGGCATCGCCACGACGATCAAGGCGGCGAAGAAGGAAGTCGAGGCCGGCACGCCGGTGGTGTGGGACATCCTCGAAGAGGTGATCCGCGAGCATCCGGTGCTGCTGAACCGCGCACCGACGCTGCACCGTCTGGGCATCCAGGCGTTCGAGCCGGTGCTGATCGAAGGCAAGGCCATCCAGCTGCACCCGCTGGTGTGCGCGGCGTTCAACGCCGACTTCGACGGCGACCAGATGGCCGTGCACGTGCCGCTGTCGCTCGAAGCGCAGATGGAAGCGCGCGTGCTGATGCTCGCGTCGAACAACGTGCTGTTCCCGGCCAACGGCGAGCCCTCCATCGTGCCGTCGCAGGACGTGGTGCTGGGCCTGTACTACGCCACGCGTGAGCGCGTCAACGGCAAGGGCGAGGGCATGGTCTTCACCGACGTGGCCGAGGTGCAGCGTGCGCTGGACAACGGCGTGGTCGAGCTGACCGCGAAGGTCAGCGTGCGCCTGACCGAGTGGAGCAAGGACAAGACCACCGGCGAACTGGTGCCCGAGACCAAGATGGTCGAGACGACCGTCGGCCGCGCGCTGCTGTCGGAGATCCTGCCCAAGGGCCTGCCTTTCGCGCTCATCAACAAGGCGCTGAAGAAGAAGGAGATCTCCAAGCTCATCAATGCCTCCTTCCGCCGTTGCGGCCTGAAGGAGACGGTGGTGTTCGCCGACAAGCTGCTGCAGGCCGGCTTCCGCCTGGCGACGAAGGCCGGCATCTCGATCGCCATCGACGACATGCTCGTGCCCAAGGAGAAGCACGCCATCATCGAGCGCGCCGAGAAGGAAGTGAAGGAGATCGAGCAGCAGTACGTCTCGGGTCTCGTGACCGCCGGCGAGCGCTACAACAAGGTGGTGGACATCTGGGGCAAGGCCGGCGACGAGGTGGGCAAGGTGATGATGAGCCAGCTCGCCAAGGAGAAGGTGGTCGACCGCCACGGCAAGACCGTCGAGCAGGAGTCGTTCAACTCCATCTACATGATGGCCGACTCCGGTGCCCGGGGTTCTGCCGCCCAGATCCGCCAGCTCGCGGGCATGCGGGGGCTGATGGCCAAGCCGGACGGCTCGATCATCGAGACGCCGATCACGGCGAACTTCCGCGAAGGCCTGAACGTGCTGCAGTACTTCAACTCCACGCACGGCGCCCGCAAGGGTCTGGCCGACACGGCGTTGAAGACGGCGAACTCGGGCTACCTGACCCGCCGCCTGGTGGACGTGACGCAGGACCTGGTGGTCACCGAGGACGATTGCGGCACCGAGCACGGCTTCGCGATGCGCGCGCTGGTCGAGGGCGGTGAGGTGATCGAGTCGCTGCGCGACCGCATCCTGGGCCGCGTGGCGGCGACCGAGGTGCTGCACCCCGAGACGCAGGAGGTCATCATCCCGGCCGGCTCGATGCTGGACGAGGATGCGCTCGATCTCATCGAGCAGGCCGGCGTCGACGAGGTGAAGGTGCGCACGCCGCTGACCTGCAACACGCGCTACGGCCTGTGCGCCAAGTGCTACGGCCGCGACCTCGGTCGCGGTGGCCTGGTCAACGTCGGCGAGGCGGTGGGTGTGATCGCCGCCCAGTCGATCGGTGAGCCGGGCACGCAGCTGACGATGCGCACGTTCCACATCGGTGGCGCGGCGACCCGTGCCGCTGTGGCCTCCAGCGTCGAGGCGAAGTCCGACGGCCTCATCGGCTTCAACACGACGATGCGCTACGTGACCAACGGCAAGGGCGAGCTGGTGGTGATCTCGCGTTCGGGCGAGATCATCATCTCCGACCAGCACGGCCGCGAGCGCGAGCGCCACAAGGTGCCGTACGGCGCGACGCTGAACGTCAAGGCCGATCAGGCGATCAAGGCCGGCACGGTGCTGGCCAACTGGGACCCGCTGACCCGTCCGATCATCACCGAATTCGCCGGCCGCGCGAAGTTCGAGAACGTCGAGGAAGGCGTCACCGTCGCCAAGCAGGTGGACGAGGTCACCGGTCTGTCCACGCTGGTGGTCATCGACCCGAAGCGGCGCGGCGCGGCCAAGGTGGTGCGTCCGCAGGTCAAGCTGGTCGATGCCAACGGCAACGAAGTGAAGATCCCGGGCACGGACCACTCGGTGACCATCGGCTTCCCGGTGGGCGCGCTGATCCAGGTGCGCGATGGCCAGGATCTGGCCCCGGGCGAGGTGCTGGCGCGCATTCCGGTCGAAGGCCAGAAGACGCGCGACATCACCGGCGGTCTGCCCCGTGTGGCGGAGCTCTTCGAAGCCCGCTCGCCGAAGGACAAGGGCATCCTGGCCGAGATGACGGGTACCGTCTCGTTCGGCAAGGAGACCAAGGGCAAGGTGCGCCTGCAGATCACCGACCCGGACGGCAACGTCTGGGAGGAGCTCGTGCCGAAGGACAAGAACATCCTGGTGCACGAGGGTCAGGTGGTCAACAAGGGCGAGCTGATCGTCGACGGCCCGGCCGACCCGCAGGACATCCTGCGTCTGCTGGGCATCGAGGAACTGGCGCGCTACATCGTCGACGAGGTGCAGGACGTCTATCGTCTGCAGGGTGTGAAGATCAACGACAAGCACATCGAGGTGATCGTTCGCCAGATGCTGCGGCGCGTGCAGATCGTCAACCCGGGCGACAGCCACTACATCTCGGGCGAGCAGGTCGAGCGCTCGGAGCTGTTCGACACCAACGACAAGCTGCGCGCCGAGGGCAAGATGCCCGCGACCTACGCCGACGTGCTCCTCGGCATCACGAAGGCCTCGCTGTCCACCGACTCGTTCATCTCCGCGGCCTCCTTCCAGGAGACCACCCGCGTGCTGACCGAGGCGGCCATCATGGGCAAGCGCGACGAGCTGCGTGGCCTGAAGGAGAACGTCATCGTCGGTCGCCTCATCCCCGCCGGTACGGGCCTCGCGTTCCACCAGGCGCGCAAGGCCAAGGAGGAGATGGACGAGCAGGAGCGCCGTGCCATCGCGATGCAGGAGGCGGAAGAACTCGCAGCGGTGCAACTCTCGCAGTTGGGCGACGACGACACTTCTGCTCAGTGA